A window of the Thermogemmatispora onikobensis genome harbors these coding sequences:
- a CDS encoding carotenoid biosynthesis protein, translating to MKAVKVLFICHLAALIFGLAGLLIALPHPELWSFSPLLVSVFSFGINYAGSLHILFGAATVLLFGLRVVGVRRTLIFFAASTLISLSIELIGTSTGFPFGPYSYNSFLGFKILDHVPYSIPLSWFYMGFSSFLLAHLLLTRRAQGVGQRGRGLWTVLLGAYLLTVWDLTLDPAMASERLPLHFWQWGVRGAYFGMPVQNLVGWSVTGLLYMGVSRLLWRSDLEEGRLKGVAWLPFGIYAANTLFAIVLDLSVGLWLPPLLGLLLGILPAALVLRRDGSEGGERGSGTAVPTLSEQAGLAPDLAQAPQGSRGFEAHSRAEGPALLRRITRLVIRAGAALLLWRRRLRIIVEGREYLPARGPVIVAARHYHHLYDGCLLLRVIPRPVHILVALDWARSRWQRQLMELLCALAGWPVILRPERLRSEEQGAAISAYRMGEVAPYLRRALRQAQALLSRGDLLVIFPEGYPVVDPQPSPRSPEQALLPFRPGLARLVELAERASGSSIPVVPAGIIWSETRPPSLTLRLGAPLFRRLYADTAQFMSALESCVRVLSGLDHDQGLGLSLFPGKEMLHS from the coding sequence ATGAAAGCCGTAAAGGTGCTCTTTATTTGCCATCTGGCGGCGCTCATCTTCGGTCTCGCCGGGCTATTGATCGCCCTGCCCCATCCCGAACTGTGGAGTTTTAGCCCGCTGCTGGTCTCGGTCTTCAGCTTCGGCATCAACTATGCCGGTTCGCTGCACATCCTCTTTGGGGCGGCCACGGTGCTCCTGTTTGGGCTGCGGGTGGTGGGGGTACGCCGCACCCTGATCTTCTTCGCCGCCTCGACGTTGATCTCGCTCAGCATAGAGCTGATCGGAACCTCGACCGGCTTTCCCTTCGGCCCCTACTCCTACAACAGTTTTCTGGGCTTCAAGATCCTTGATCACGTTCCCTATTCGATCCCGCTCTCCTGGTTCTACATGGGCTTCTCCTCCTTTCTGCTGGCCCATCTGCTCCTGACCCGTCGCGCTCAAGGCGTCGGCCAGCGAGGGCGTGGCCTGTGGACTGTGCTGCTGGGTGCCTACCTGCTGACCGTCTGGGACCTGACGCTTGATCCGGCGATGGCCAGCGAGCGGCTGCCTCTGCACTTCTGGCAGTGGGGAGTACGCGGCGCCTACTTCGGCATGCCCGTCCAAAATCTGGTGGGCTGGTCGGTCACTGGCTTGCTCTATATGGGGGTCAGTCGCCTGCTCTGGCGCAGCGATCTCGAAGAAGGCCGTCTGAAGGGCGTGGCCTGGCTGCCCTTTGGCATCTATGCGGCCAATACCCTCTTTGCCATTGTCCTCGATCTGAGCGTGGGTCTCTGGCTGCCGCCGCTGCTGGGCCTCTTGCTGGGCATACTACCGGCGGCCCTGGTGCTACGCCGCGATGGCAGCGAAGGAGGCGAGCGCGGAAGTGGAACCGCTGTACCGACGCTCTCGGAGCAGGCTGGGCTGGCCCCAGATCTGGCCCAGGCCCCGCAAGGGAGCCGTGGCTTTGAAGCGCACAGCCGGGCAGAAGGGCCGGCCCTGCTGCGGAGGATTACCCGTCTGGTCATACGTGCCGGGGCAGCCCTCTTGCTCTGGCGTCGCCGGCTGCGCATCATTGTCGAGGGACGCGAGTACCTGCCGGCCCGCGGTCCGGTCATTGTCGCCGCTCGCCACTATCACCATCTCTACGATGGTTGCCTGCTTTTGCGGGTGATCCCGCGTCCGGTGCACATTCTGGTCGCCCTCGACTGGGCGCGCAGCCGTTGGCAGCGTCAGCTCATGGAGCTGCTTTGTGCTCTGGCCGGCTGGCCAGTCATCTTACGTCCTGAGCGCCTGCGCTCCGAGGAGCAAGGTGCTGCCATCAGTGCCTACCGTATGGGCGAGGTCGCTCCTTATCTACGTCGGGCCTTACGTCAGGCCCAGGCCCTGCTCTCTCGCGGCGACCTGCTGGTCATCTTCCCCGAGGGTTATCCTGTGGTTGATCCTCAGCCCTCACCGCGCTCCCCGGAGCAGGCCCTGCTCCCGTTCCGGCCCGGCCTGGCCCGTCTCGTGGAGCTGGCCGAGCGCGCGAGCGGAAGCAGCATTCCAGTGGTTCCGGCAGGTATCATCTGGAGCGAGACACGCCCGCCATCGCTGACCCTGCGCCTGGGGGCGCCCCTCTTCCGTCGCCTCTACGCCGACACTGCCCAATTCATGAGTGCGCTCGAGAGTTGCGTGCGGGTGCTCTCAGGGCTTGATCACGACCAGGGGCTGGGCCTGAGCCTCTTTCCCGGAAAGGAGATGTTGCACTCATGA
- a CDS encoding phytoene/squalene synthase family protein produces MRVVKPSFQREGASSASAGPPEPEELASTSSLCSVPAAAASEAQEEALLAHHGRTFHFAARFLPGELRPSFVTLYAFFRTLDDLVDERGPEEEPRAIAEELRAWRAWFLADRQGTAPREPLGSRLTQVIERYGVPGTLFLDFLEGLHWDLWPREFASFSRLRAYCYRVAGTVGLALAHVLGATSEGALAAAEGLGIAMQLTNILRDVGGDLRKGRLYLPLEDLTRFGLSRSHLQQLLDTGQGPDAAFRDLMRYEVARTHLCYAQSLPGVWLLPPDRRLPILLAGRLYRRILHAIEQHDYDVLRARAHTTLTEKLREAMLALTLDRLWRRGEQLGAFGLEVSLEDEP; encoded by the coding sequence ATGCGCGTGGTTAAACCGAGCTTTCAGAGAGAGGGGGCGTCTTCGGCTTCAGCTGGACCTCCAGAGCCAGAGGAGCTTGCTAGCACTTCCTCACTCTGTTCTGTACCCGCCGCTGCAGCGAGTGAAGCCCAAGAGGAGGCCCTGCTTGCGCACCACGGGAGAACCTTCCATTTCGCGGCACGCTTCCTGCCCGGGGAGCTACGTCCCTCGTTTGTGACTCTGTATGCCTTTTTCCGCACGCTCGACGATCTGGTCGACGAGCGTGGGCCGGAGGAGGAGCCGCGTGCCATCGCCGAAGAGTTGCGTGCCTGGCGGGCCTGGTTCCTGGCCGACCGCCAGGGAACGGCTCCGCGCGAGCCGCTCGGGAGCCGCCTGACGCAGGTGATAGAGCGCTACGGAGTACCTGGCACGCTCTTCCTGGATTTTCTAGAGGGGCTGCACTGGGATCTGTGGCCGCGCGAATTCGCCAGCTTCTCCCGTTTGCGGGCCTATTGCTATCGTGTGGCCGGGACTGTTGGGCTGGCCCTGGCCCACGTGCTCGGCGCGACTTCCGAGGGAGCACTGGCGGCGGCGGAGGGCCTCGGGATCGCCATGCAGCTGACCAATATCCTGCGCGATGTCGGGGGCGACCTGCGCAAAGGACGCCTCTATCTGCCTCTGGAGGACCTGACCCGCTTCGGTCTCTCCCGCTCTCATTTGCAGCAACTGCTCGATACTGGTCAGGGGCCAGATGCGGCCTTCCGAGATCTCATGCGCTACGAGGTGGCACGAACCCATCTCTGCTATGCCCAAAGCCTGCCCGGGGTCTGGCTCCTGCCGCCCGATCGCCGCCTGCCGATTCTCTTGGCCGGGCGTCTCTACCGGCGCATCTTGCACGCCATTGAGCAGCACGACTACGATGTGCTGCGCGCACGCGCCCATACAACCCTGACGGAGAAGCTGCGCGAGGCCATGCTTGCTCTGACCCTCGATCGCCTCTGGCGCCGTGGTGAGCAGCTCGGGGCTTTCGGGTTGGAGGTGAGCCTTGAGGATGAGCCGTAA
- a CDS encoding glycosyltransferase: MSRKLLWMGWLGALSAGQLVLALRVIRRWLRSTGGQRPTALSSPHADAAAQASVAVLVPVLNERERLAPCLEGLLTQGPEVGLILVIDGGSEDGTDELISAYARRDRRLRLLSAAPIPDGWNGKVWGLEAGWRALPPTFPWVLTIDADVRPGPGLVSALLARASRDGLAALSLATEQELPPAPLLGLLHPSLLATLVYRYGLPGVVYEGPVDRLRVQANGQCFLVQREALAACGGFAPLRYSLCEDITLARLLVQGGRRLAFVEGGSLASVEMYRTAREAWQNWTRSLPLHDHLSPAWHTCLGWLEVLLVQALPLPLLCLLAGTLVAGRRRWRQASLWLLVAMLGLNTGLLLLRLGALVGMRRAYRRPPWTYWLSPLCDLVVTLQLGRQALRRRHRWRGRLVIRGNAPGGIA, translated from the coding sequence ATGAGCCGTAAGCTACTATGGATGGGCTGGCTGGGCGCGCTCTCAGCAGGGCAGCTGGTGCTGGCCCTGCGCGTGATCCGCCGCTGGTTGCGCAGCACCGGCGGCCAGCGCCCGACGGCTCTCTCTTCGCCTCATGCTGATGCCGCCGCGCAGGCCAGCGTGGCGGTGCTGGTGCCTGTGCTCAACGAGCGCGAACGCCTGGCCCCCTGTCTGGAGGGCCTGCTCACCCAAGGGCCAGAGGTTGGGCTGATCCTGGTCATCGATGGCGGCTCCGAAGATGGGACGGACGAGCTGATCTCTGCCTATGCCCGGCGCGATCGCCGTCTGCGCCTGCTCTCCGCTGCCCCGATTCCTGACGGCTGGAATGGCAAGGTCTGGGGTCTGGAAGCCGGCTGGCGTGCACTTCCGCCTACCTTCCCCTGGGTGCTGACCATTGATGCCGACGTGCGACCAGGGCCGGGCCTGGTGAGCGCACTGCTGGCCCGCGCCAGCCGCGACGGGCTGGCGGCCCTCAGCCTGGCCACGGAGCAGGAGCTGCCGCCGGCGCCGCTCTTGGGCCTGCTCCATCCCTCGCTACTGGCCACCCTCGTCTACCGCTACGGCCTGCCGGGCGTGGTGTATGAGGGGCCGGTCGATAGGCTGCGCGTCCAGGCTAATGGCCAATGCTTTCTGGTGCAGCGCGAGGCCCTGGCTGCCTGTGGGGGCTTTGCCCCCTTGCGTTACTCGCTCTGTGAGGACATCACCTTAGCGCGCCTGCTGGTGCAGGGCGGTCGACGCCTGGCCTTCGTCGAAGGGGGGAGCCTGGCTTCCGTCGAGATGTATCGCACGGCGCGCGAAGCCTGGCAGAACTGGACGCGCTCCTTGCCTCTGCATGATCATCTCAGTCCCGCCTGGCATACCTGCCTCGGCTGGCTGGAGGTCTTGCTGGTCCAGGCTCTGCCTCTCCCCCTGCTCTGCCTGCTCGCGGGCACGCTGGTCGCCGGGCGCAGGCGCTGGCGGCAGGCTTCGCTCTGGCTGCTCGTCGCCATGCTGGGCCTGAATACCGGGCTGCTGCTGCTCCGTCTCGGGGCCCTGGTGGGCATGCGTCGTGCTTATCGTCGTCCACCCTGGACTTACTGGCTCTCTCCGCTCTGCGACCTGGTCGTGACGCTGCAGCTGGGCCGCCAGGCCCTGCGGCGTCGTCATCGCTGGCGCGGACGCCTCGTCATCCGTGGAAACGCTCCTGGAGGTATTGCATGA
- the crtI gene encoding phytoene desaturase family protein — protein sequence MSSRSSVTSAANRLPAGGSGARPRVIVIGAGFGGLAAAIRLQAAGAQVILIEARSQPGGRAYQLKAEGFTFDMGPSLLTAPWLLQDLWQAAGRHLDDDLTLVPLRPFYRIGFADGNHFDYWGDPAADEAEIARFEARDVAGYRAFLTATERIYRRAFAELAGEPFLRLSDFLRVAPELVRLGAHRSVYRFVSRYFRHPQLRMVFSFHPLFIGGNPFRASAIYSIVPYLERLGGVHFVPGGMYALVEAMTRLFTSLGGELRCGQPVERILVRAGQVWGVLLADGALLQAEAVVANSDVATTYLRLLPAEVRPRGLVRRLEQARYSMSCFLLYLGLKQQYPQLRHHTIFMPHDYREMIQQLFDGQGLPDDLALYLHTPTRTDATLAPSGGESLYVLAPVPHLGHGVDWQRETLAFRERILRYLEEQAGLHGLRASIVYEQRFTPLDFATELRSHLGAAFSLEPTLFQSAYFRPHNRAAQVGGLYFVGAGTHPGAGIPGVLLSAAITARLVREDLACRA from the coding sequence ATGAGCAGTCGCTCCAGCGTGACATCCGCTGCTAACAGGCTGCCGGCGGGGGGAAGCGGCGCACGCCCGCGAGTGATTGTCATTGGGGCCGGTTTCGGCGGCCTGGCGGCGGCCATTCGTCTGCAGGCCGCCGGGGCCCAGGTCATCTTGATCGAGGCGCGTTCCCAGCCTGGGGGGCGGGCCTACCAGCTCAAGGCCGAGGGTTTCACCTTCGACATGGGGCCAAGTCTGCTGACCGCGCCCTGGCTCCTGCAGGATCTCTGGCAGGCTGCCGGGCGCCATCTGGACGACGACCTGACCCTGGTGCCGTTGCGCCCCTTCTATCGCATCGGCTTTGCCGACGGCAATCACTTCGACTACTGGGGCGACCCCGCTGCAGACGAAGCCGAAATCGCCCGCTTTGAAGCACGCGACGTGGCCGGCTATCGCGCCTTCCTGACGGCGACGGAACGCATCTACCGGCGGGCCTTTGCCGAGCTGGCCGGCGAGCCGTTCTTGCGCCTGAGCGATTTTCTGCGCGTGGCCCCGGAGCTGGTGCGCCTGGGGGCCCACCGCAGCGTCTACCGCTTTGTCTCGCGCTACTTCCGCCATCCGCAGTTGCGCATGGTCTTCTCGTTCCATCCCCTCTTCATCGGCGGGAACCCTTTCCGGGCCAGCGCTATCTACAGCATTGTTCCCTATCTGGAGCGCCTGGGTGGCGTCCACTTCGTACCCGGGGGAATGTATGCGCTCGTCGAGGCCATGACGCGCCTCTTCACCTCGCTAGGCGGCGAGCTGCGCTGCGGCCAGCCCGTGGAGCGCATCCTGGTGCGCGCCGGGCAGGTCTGGGGCGTGTTACTGGCCGACGGCGCTCTCCTGCAGGCCGAGGCGGTGGTGGCCAATAGCGACGTCGCCACCACCTATCTGCGCCTGCTCCCCGCCGAAGTACGCCCCCGAGGGCTGGTGCGTCGCCTGGAGCAGGCTCGCTACTCGATGAGCTGCTTCTTGCTCTACCTGGGACTGAAGCAGCAGTACCCGCAGTTGCGCCATCACACCATCTTTATGCCCCACGACTATCGGGAGATGATCCAGCAGCTCTTTGACGGCCAGGGTCTGCCGGATGATCTGGCGCTCTATCTGCACACGCCGACCCGCACCGATGCCACGCTGGCCCCGTCTGGTGGCGAGAGCCTCTATGTGCTGGCGCCGGTGCCCCATCTTGGGCACGGTGTCGACTGGCAGCGCGAGACGCTGGCGTTCCGCGAGCGCATCCTGCGCTATCTGGAAGAGCAGGCGGGCCTGCACGGACTGCGTGCCAGCATCGTCTACGAGCAGCGCTTTACGCCCCTCGACTTTGCCACTGAACTGCGCAGTCATCTGGGCGCGGCCTTCTCGCTGGAGCCGACGCTTTTCCAATCGGCCTACTTCCGTCCACATAACCGCGCTGCCCAGGTTGGGGGCCTCTACTTTGTGGGCGCTGGCACCCATCCCGGGGCGGGCATCCCGGGCGTCCTGCTTTCCGCCGCCATTACGGCTCGTCTTGTGCGGGAGGACCTGGCATGCCGTGCTTGA
- the uvsE gene encoding UV DNA damage repair endonuclease UvsE, producing MRLGYACVNLSLGGKMRSLRLATLRERGLAYLQALVDENLALLAAILRWNLAQGISVFRISSDLVPLGSHPEVALEQIRFDPARVAEVRQLARAGRMRLSMHPGQYTLISADGPVWQSSYRDLCYHAEVMERLGLEGDIILHGGGVYGDRAATLRRILAHIDELPERVRRRLRLENDERCWSVRQLLPICEASGLPLVVDNLHHALNGGAETPLERLPWERILTTWGRRRPKLHYAEQDPGKRPGAHSEYINVDRFRAFLAAVPWSDYDVMLECKAKDLALLRLRQELGLIAAGPLPGAGEGSDLQG from the coding sequence ATGAGACTTGGCTATGCCTGTGTGAACCTCTCGCTGGGGGGGAAGATGCGCAGTCTGCGCCTGGCCACCCTGCGCGAGCGCGGCCTTGCCTATCTCCAGGCCCTGGTCGATGAGAACCTGGCGCTCCTCGCGGCCATCCTGCGCTGGAACCTGGCTCAGGGTATCAGCGTCTTTCGCATCTCCTCAGATCTGGTGCCGCTTGGCTCTCATCCCGAGGTGGCGCTAGAGCAGATCCGCTTTGATCCGGCCCGGGTTGCCGAAGTGAGGCAGCTGGCTCGCGCGGGCAGGATGCGCCTGTCGATGCACCCTGGTCAATATACGCTCATCTCTGCCGATGGCCCCGTCTGGCAGAGCAGCTATCGCGACCTCTGCTATCATGCTGAGGTCATGGAGCGACTCGGCCTCGAAGGTGATATCATCCTGCATGGTGGTGGTGTCTACGGCGACCGCGCCGCCACGCTGCGGCGCATCCTGGCTCACATCGATGAGCTACCGGAGCGTGTGCGCCGGCGGCTGCGCCTGGAGAACGATGAGCGCTGCTGGTCGGTGAGGCAGCTCCTGCCGATCTGCGAGGCGAGTGGCCTGCCGTTGGTGGTTGACAACCTGCATCATGCCCTCAACGGTGGCGCGGAGACGCCGCTGGAGCGCCTGCCCTGGGAACGCATCCTGACGACCTGGGGCCGGCGCCGGCCCAAGCTGCACTACGCCGAACAGGACCCTGGCAAGCGTCCGGGTGCCCACAGCGAGTATATCAATGTCGATCGCTTCCGGGCCTTTCTCGCTGCCGTTCCCTGGTCTGACTATGATGTCATGCTTGAGTGCAAAGCCAAGGACCTGGCCCTGTTGCGCTTGCGTCAGGAACTGGGCCTGATCGCTGCTGGACCCCTGCCCGGAGCCGGCGAGGGCAGCGATCTGCAAGGCTGA